A part of Chloroflexota bacterium genomic DNA contains:
- a CDS encoding aminotransferase class I/II-fold pyridoxal phosphate-dependent enzyme, which produces MKYRRMPIEIESPEQLGYANIRCNLTESSVSDLRLADLGVDLGDLTLAYTDHRGRRDLRELIAAEGRDLTADDVLVTSGAAAALFIVATSLLTPSDRVVVMHPNYATNVETPRAIGCSVALLRLEFEQGFRFDMAALGALLDRDMRLISLTTPHNPTGAAMTEADLRAAAALAEQSGAYLLVDETYRQMHFGEPTLVAASISPRCISVSSLSKAYGLPGIRIGWIITRDPQLQETFLAAKEQIVICNSAVDEAIAAHVLAHKEQILAPIRARSRQAFAEVKQWMATQRDLEWVEPSGGVVCFPRIRADSGVDVDGFYRILNQKYGTFVGPGHWFEMDRRYMRIGYGWPRPDELTEGLRNIGRALDEARR; this is translated from the coding sequence ATGAAATACCGTCGCATGCCCATAGAGATTGAGTCGCCGGAGCAACTGGGCTACGCCAACATCCGCTGCAACCTGACCGAGAGTTCCGTGTCGGATTTGCGCCTGGCCGACCTGGGGGTGGACCTGGGCGACCTGACGCTGGCGTACACGGACCACCGAGGGCGGCGCGACCTGCGGGAACTCATCGCCGCGGAGGGGCGCGACCTGACCGCGGACGATGTTCTGGTTACCTCTGGGGCCGCCGCCGCGCTGTTCATCGTGGCCACGTCGCTGCTGACCCCGTCGGACCGCGTCGTGGTGATGCACCCGAACTACGCGACGAACGTGGAGACGCCGCGCGCCATCGGGTGCTCTGTCGCGCTGTTGCGCCTGGAGTTTGAGCAGGGGTTCCGCTTTGACATGGCAGCCTTGGGCGCGTTGCTGGACCGCGACATGCGCCTCATCAGCCTGACGACGCCCCACAACCCCACCGGCGCGGCCATGACGGAAGCAGACCTGCGCGCCGCCGCAGCGCTGGCCGAACAGAGCGGCGCGTATCTGCTGGTGGATGAGACCTATCGGCAAATGCATTTCGGCGAGCCGACGCTGGTGGCCGCGTCCATCAGCCCGCGCTGCATCAGCGTGTCGTCGCTGTCCAAAGCCTACGGCCTGCCCGGCATCCGCATCGGCTGGATCATCACCCGCGACCCCCAATTGCAAGAGACGTTCCTGGCCGCCAAGGAGCAGATCGTGATCTGCAATTCGGCGGTGGACGAGGCCATCGCCGCGCACGTGCTGGCCCACAAGGAGCAGATTTTGGCCCCGATTCGTGCGCGCAGCCGCCAGGCGTTTGCGGAAGTCAAACAGTGGATGGCGACGCAGCGCGACCTGGAGTGGGTGGAGCCGTCCGGAGGGGTCGTGTGTTTCCCGCGCATTCGGGCCGACAGCGGGGTGGACGTGGACGGGTTCTACCGCATCCTGAATCAGAAGTACGGGACTTTCGTAGGGCCTGGGCACTGGTTTGAGATGGATCGGCGCTACATGCGCATCGGCTACGGGTGGCCGAGGCCCGACGAGTTGACCGAGGGGCTGCGCAACATCGGCCGCGCCCTGGACGAGGCCCGACGCTAG